The Bombus fervidus isolate BK054 chromosome 3, iyBomFerv1, whole genome shotgun sequence genome includes a window with the following:
- the LOC139985604 gene encoding uncharacterized protein isoform X5, translated as MMTMFGTLVQRLTSPVTSPTSPRRRFKSPSRWEVQSDPEDDPAAPVRKSRAKHLLDKRKSKSRARALNVHSEQVQMCNSGWHDAAFPPLRGTKSLGRLDGMKEVQRLAEYERYLGQEARNLVENGNGSVGSGAVLQRGQLEGDLHRIQELFPGDNLRLHERDVLTTKMKSLIRKRNGGNPGRLTRVLSQKSLNVSNNSPAPKSPPRTFLLETPVQFTTGVQSQDRHLFLFSDLLLIAKARSGGNFKLKQSVRMSELWLTAGHIEDVAETSKSQETSFVLGWPTTNVVATFMTAAARDLWWGRLTELVREESMKEPPDTNIQVVYHDSDTNTEYCKTIMVGSEMTAAACVNLATRLLDLQGPFQLWARTSADEAPYPLIGHERPFAVKLSNLRHTLSAEEGFDLEHCNKSGHDTCHFILRPVPKSPVKKNKSKITGLLRRSLSLNPSLFGVNLSRLDENGLPKPVLVMLQQLFAKGPFTQGIFRKSANVRIVRELRDQIESTGDPSCLEDAPIIAVAALLKDFLRSLPDPLLTSHLFPLWMDSLDTPNPVQTIKNILDRLPKANYTLLSHLICVLHHVARRSKHNLMCASNLGVCCGPSLLWSPNPSVNQSRAIPTLTEMLIRHCEVLFGEGVTQLFGEERSDSGAEESTDSLHSGGLSLDSLDLTEPPRKDHMSLSRDSGLTLSDCQLFIPESPVGSEDSAANASSSSFDKSLTKEDKSTSKSYIRVYGGWEERMNGYAANNHHSSAVEHNFREEKSNVGYPNPNFQRQDWLRAQLKRTPRTKLDEHDHRKDRFDEKDIYGREYLRQDSMKENMENCKDIYRSSQLDITRDLRTEYERATQQDICTERVSIHNSEQDLSGDTTLSSDRYEFKKERFNEFKKVKSEMYVNRESPVSQNGSYHSGSDLYEFKKVKSEIYVNKETTRTERYESESSIYGNRDRTSEIYDSRERNDLYSFKQAEAIDLYGDEDDEEERTWPDTPPPLPPRLRHLPPVHMNLEDRHKVAGRSRSLPPPPPYRPPPQPRASVTTRHLGYGRSVVDDESYV; from the exons GTCCAGAGGCTGGCCGAATACGAGAGGTACCTAGGCCAGGAGGCGAGAAACCTAGTGGAGAACGGAAACGGAAGCGTCGGGAGTGGCGCCGTTCTTCAACGTGGTCAGCTCGAGGGCGATCTTCACCGTATCCAGGAACTCTTTCCTGGTGATAACCTCCGGCTACACGAACGAGATGTCCTTACCACG AAAATGAAGAGTCTGATCCGCAAGAGGAACGGCGGGAACCCTGGAAGGCTGACGAGAGTGTTGTCGCAGAAATCTTTAAACGTGTCCAACAACTCACCGGCTCCGAAATCTCCGCCGAGGACTTTCCTCTTGGAGACTCCGGTACAATTCACCACG GGTGTACAATCCCAGGACAGAcacctttttctcttctccgaCCTATTGCTTATAGCAAAGGCACGAAGCGGCGGTAACTTTAAGCTAAAACAATCCGTAAGAATGAGCGAGCTATGGCTAACTGCCGGGCACATAGAGGATGTGGCCGAAACGAGCAAATCTCAGGAAACGAGCTTCGTCCTCGGCTGGCCCACTACGAACGTCGTCGCAACTTTTAT gACTGCTGCAGCGAGGGATCTCTGGTGGGGACGTTTGACCGAACTCGTACGAGAGGAGAGTATGAAGGAGCCGCCCGACACGAACATTCAAGTCGTGTATCACGACAGTGACACGAACACGGAATAC TGTAAGACGATTATGGTGGGATCCGAGATGACAGCGGCAGCCTGTGTGAATTTGGCCACGCGTCTCTTGGATCTTCAAGGACCTTTTCAGCTGTGGGCCAGAACGTCCGCCGACGAGGCGCCGTATCCTCTGATAGGACACGAGAGGCCTTTCGCCGTCAAATTGTCGAATCTAAGACACACGCTGTCCGCGGAGGAAGGTTTCGATCTGGAGCATTGTAACAAAAGTGGACACGATACGTGCCACTTTATACTCAGGCCGGTACCAAAATCGCCGGTAAAGAAGAACAAGTCCAAGATCACCGGGTTATTGAGGAGATCCCTTTCGTTGAACCCGAGTTTGTTTGGAGTCAATTTATCGAGGCTCGACGAAAATGGATTGCCAAAACCTGTGTTAGTGATGCTTCAACAATTATTCGCCAAGGGACCATTCACGCAAGGAATCTTCAGAAAATCGGCGAATGTTCGAATCGTTCGAGAACTACGAGATCAGATCGAGTCTACTGGAGATCCCAGTTGCTTGGAAGATGCTCCAATTATAGCCGTGGCAGCTCTCCTTAAAGACTTTCTGAGATCCTTACCGGACCCTTTGCTAACTTCCCACCTATTTCCTCTCTGGATGGACAGCCTGGACACACCAAATCCTGTTCAAACTATCAAAAA TATTTTAGATAGATTGCCCAAAGCGAATTACACCCTGCTATCGCATCTGATCTGCGTTCTACACCATGTGGCACGGCGGTCGAAGCACAATCTCATGTGTGCCAGTAATCTGGGCGTGTGTTGCGGACCAAGCTTACTCTGGTCGCCAAATCCGTCGGTGAATCAGAGCAGGGCGATCCCTACACTGACGGAGATGTTGATTCGTCATTGTGAAGTACTGTTTGGGGAGGGCGTCACGCAGCTCTTTGGGGAGGAACGCAGCGACAGTGGAGCCGAAGAAAGCACCGATAGCCTTCACT CAGGTGGGCTTTCTCTGGACAGCCTGGACCTGACGGAACCACCGCGTAAAGACCACATGTCTCTTTCAAGAGACTCTGGTCTGACCCTGTCGGATTGTCAGCTGTTCATCCCAGAGTCTCCGGTGGGATCCGAGGACTCTGCCGCGAATGCCTCGTCATCCAGCTTCGACAAGTCTCTGACCAAAGAGGACAAGTCTACCAGCAAGTCGTATATCCGTGTCTACGGTGGATGGGAAGAGCGAATGAACGGCTACGCGGCAAATAATCATCACTCGAGCGCCGTTGAGCATAATTTTAGAGAGGAAAAGAGCAACGTCGGTTACCCTAATCCAAATTTTCAGAGGCAAGATTGGCTGAGGGCTCAGCTGAAGAGAACGCCAAGAACAAAGTTGGACGAACACGATCATCGTAAAGACAGGTTCGACGAGAAGGATATCTACGGTAGGGAGTATCTGAGACAAGATTCCATGAAGGAGAACATGGAGAATTGCAAGGACATCTACAGGAGTTCGCAACTGGACATAACGCGGGATCTTCGAACAGAATACGAAAGAGCTACGCAACAGGACATCTGTACGGAACGGGTCTCCATTCATAATTCGGAACAGGATCTGTCGGGAGACACGACGTTGTCCAGTGACAGATACGAATTCAAGAAGGAACGGTTCAACGAGTTCAAGAAGGTCAAGTCGGAAATGTATGTTAATCGCGAGTCACCAGTCTCTCAGAACGGTAGCTATCATTCGGGAAGCGATCTGTACGAGTTCAAAAAGGTGAAGAGCGAGATATAtgtgaacaaagaaacgacGCGTACGGAGAGATACGAATCTGAGAGTAGCATCTATGGTAATAGGGACAGAACGAGCGAGATATACGActcgagagagagaaacgattTGTACTCGTTCAAGCAAGCCGAGGCGATCGATTTGTACGGTGACGAagacgacgaagaagagagaacGTGGCCGGATACACCACCACCACTACCACCGAGATTGAGGCATCTGCCACCGGTACACATGAATCTGGAGGACAGACACAAAGTGGCGGGTAGGTCAAGGTCTTTACCACCGCCTCCACCTTATCGCCCGCCCCCTCAACCTCGTGCCTCGGTTACCACCAGGCATCTAGGATATGGAAGATCCGTCGTCGATGACGAGAGTTATGTTTAA
- the LOC139985604 gene encoding uncharacterized protein isoform X4, translating into MMTMFGTLVQRLTSPVTSPTSPRRRFKSPSRWEVQSDPEDDPAAPVRKSRAKHLLDKRKSKSRARALNVHSEQVQMCNSGWHDAAFPPLRGTKSLGRLDGMKEVSSYDMLDVAAVQRLAEYERYLGQEARNLVENGNGSVGSGAVLQRGQLEGDLHRIQELFPGDNLRLHERDVLTTKMKSLIRKRNGGNPGRLTRVLSQKSLNVSNNSPAPKSPPRTFLLETPVQFTTGVQSQDRHLFLFSDLLLIAKARSGGNFKLKQSVRMSELWLTAGHIEDVAETSKSQETSFVLGWPTTNVVATFMTAAARDLWWGRLTELVREESMKEPPDTNIQVVYHDSDTNTEYCKTIMVGSEMTAAACVNLATRLLDLQGPFQLWARTSADEAPYPLIGHERPFAVKLSNLRHTLSAEEGFDLEHCNKSGHDTCHFILRPVPKSPVKKNKSKITGLLRRSLSLNPSLFGVNLSRLDENGLPKPVLVMLQQLFAKGPFTQGIFRKSANVRIVRELRDQIESTGDPSCLEDAPIIAVAALLKDFLRSLPDPLLTSHLFPLWMDSLDTPNPVQTIKNILDRLPKANYTLLSHLICVLHHVARRSKHNLMCASNLGVCCGPSLLWSPNPSVNQSRAIPTLTEMLIRHCEVLFGEGVTQLFGEERSDSGAEESTDSLHSGGLSLDSLDLTEPPRKDHMSLSRDSGLTLSDCQLFIPESPVGSEDSAANASSSSFDKSLTKEDKSTSKSYIRVYGGWEERMNGYAANNHHSSAVEHNFREEKSNVGYPNPNFQRQDWLRAQLKRTPRTKLDEHDHRKDRFDEKDIYGREYLRQDSMKENMENCKDIYRSSQLDITRDLRTEYERATQQDICTERVSIHNSEQDLSGDTTLSSDRYEFKKERFNEFKKVKSEMYVNRESPVSQNGSYHSGSDLYEFKKVKSEIYVNKETTRTERYESESSIYGNRDRTSEIYDSRERNDLYSFKQAEAIDLYGDEDDEEERTWPDTPPPLPPRLRHLPPVHMNLEDRHKVAGRSRSLPPPPPYRPPPQPRASVTTRHLGYGRSVVDDESYV; encoded by the exons GTAAGTTCCTATGACATGCTCGACGTGGCAGCG GTCCAGAGGCTGGCCGAATACGAGAGGTACCTAGGCCAGGAGGCGAGAAACCTAGTGGAGAACGGAAACGGAAGCGTCGGGAGTGGCGCCGTTCTTCAACGTGGTCAGCTCGAGGGCGATCTTCACCGTATCCAGGAACTCTTTCCTGGTGATAACCTCCGGCTACACGAACGAGATGTCCTTACCACG AAAATGAAGAGTCTGATCCGCAAGAGGAACGGCGGGAACCCTGGAAGGCTGACGAGAGTGTTGTCGCAGAAATCTTTAAACGTGTCCAACAACTCACCGGCTCCGAAATCTCCGCCGAGGACTTTCCTCTTGGAGACTCCGGTACAATTCACCACG GGTGTACAATCCCAGGACAGAcacctttttctcttctccgaCCTATTGCTTATAGCAAAGGCACGAAGCGGCGGTAACTTTAAGCTAAAACAATCCGTAAGAATGAGCGAGCTATGGCTAACTGCCGGGCACATAGAGGATGTGGCCGAAACGAGCAAATCTCAGGAAACGAGCTTCGTCCTCGGCTGGCCCACTACGAACGTCGTCGCAACTTTTAT gACTGCTGCAGCGAGGGATCTCTGGTGGGGACGTTTGACCGAACTCGTACGAGAGGAGAGTATGAAGGAGCCGCCCGACACGAACATTCAAGTCGTGTATCACGACAGTGACACGAACACGGAATAC TGTAAGACGATTATGGTGGGATCCGAGATGACAGCGGCAGCCTGTGTGAATTTGGCCACGCGTCTCTTGGATCTTCAAGGACCTTTTCAGCTGTGGGCCAGAACGTCCGCCGACGAGGCGCCGTATCCTCTGATAGGACACGAGAGGCCTTTCGCCGTCAAATTGTCGAATCTAAGACACACGCTGTCCGCGGAGGAAGGTTTCGATCTGGAGCATTGTAACAAAAGTGGACACGATACGTGCCACTTTATACTCAGGCCGGTACCAAAATCGCCGGTAAAGAAGAACAAGTCCAAGATCACCGGGTTATTGAGGAGATCCCTTTCGTTGAACCCGAGTTTGTTTGGAGTCAATTTATCGAGGCTCGACGAAAATGGATTGCCAAAACCTGTGTTAGTGATGCTTCAACAATTATTCGCCAAGGGACCATTCACGCAAGGAATCTTCAGAAAATCGGCGAATGTTCGAATCGTTCGAGAACTACGAGATCAGATCGAGTCTACTGGAGATCCCAGTTGCTTGGAAGATGCTCCAATTATAGCCGTGGCAGCTCTCCTTAAAGACTTTCTGAGATCCTTACCGGACCCTTTGCTAACTTCCCACCTATTTCCTCTCTGGATGGACAGCCTGGACACACCAAATCCTGTTCAAACTATCAAAAA TATTTTAGATAGATTGCCCAAAGCGAATTACACCCTGCTATCGCATCTGATCTGCGTTCTACACCATGTGGCACGGCGGTCGAAGCACAATCTCATGTGTGCCAGTAATCTGGGCGTGTGTTGCGGACCAAGCTTACTCTGGTCGCCAAATCCGTCGGTGAATCAGAGCAGGGCGATCCCTACACTGACGGAGATGTTGATTCGTCATTGTGAAGTACTGTTTGGGGAGGGCGTCACGCAGCTCTTTGGGGAGGAACGCAGCGACAGTGGAGCCGAAGAAAGCACCGATAGCCTTCACT CAGGTGGGCTTTCTCTGGACAGCCTGGACCTGACGGAACCACCGCGTAAAGACCACATGTCTCTTTCAAGAGACTCTGGTCTGACCCTGTCGGATTGTCAGCTGTTCATCCCAGAGTCTCCGGTGGGATCCGAGGACTCTGCCGCGAATGCCTCGTCATCCAGCTTCGACAAGTCTCTGACCAAAGAGGACAAGTCTACCAGCAAGTCGTATATCCGTGTCTACGGTGGATGGGAAGAGCGAATGAACGGCTACGCGGCAAATAATCATCACTCGAGCGCCGTTGAGCATAATTTTAGAGAGGAAAAGAGCAACGTCGGTTACCCTAATCCAAATTTTCAGAGGCAAGATTGGCTGAGGGCTCAGCTGAAGAGAACGCCAAGAACAAAGTTGGACGAACACGATCATCGTAAAGACAGGTTCGACGAGAAGGATATCTACGGTAGGGAGTATCTGAGACAAGATTCCATGAAGGAGAACATGGAGAATTGCAAGGACATCTACAGGAGTTCGCAACTGGACATAACGCGGGATCTTCGAACAGAATACGAAAGAGCTACGCAACAGGACATCTGTACGGAACGGGTCTCCATTCATAATTCGGAACAGGATCTGTCGGGAGACACGACGTTGTCCAGTGACAGATACGAATTCAAGAAGGAACGGTTCAACGAGTTCAAGAAGGTCAAGTCGGAAATGTATGTTAATCGCGAGTCACCAGTCTCTCAGAACGGTAGCTATCATTCGGGAAGCGATCTGTACGAGTTCAAAAAGGTGAAGAGCGAGATATAtgtgaacaaagaaacgacGCGTACGGAGAGATACGAATCTGAGAGTAGCATCTATGGTAATAGGGACAGAACGAGCGAGATATACGActcgagagagagaaacgattTGTACTCGTTCAAGCAAGCCGAGGCGATCGATTTGTACGGTGACGAagacgacgaagaagagagaacGTGGCCGGATACACCACCACCACTACCACCGAGATTGAGGCATCTGCCACCGGTACACATGAATCTGGAGGACAGACACAAAGTGGCGGGTAGGTCAAGGTCTTTACCACCGCCTCCACCTTATCGCCCGCCCCCTCAACCTCGTGCCTCGGTTACCACCAGGCATCTAGGATATGGAAGATCCGTCGTCGATGACGAGAGTTATGTTTAA